The Epinephelus fuscoguttatus linkage group LG7, E.fuscoguttatus.final_Chr_v1 DNA window AATGGACATTTCAATCAATTGatgtgaaaatcaaatatcTCTCTCTAGCATTTCATAACATTTTCATTCAAcagttttatcacattttctaACTACTTATAGCATTTCATAGGTTTCTAACACTTACAGCTATCATTCTGTATGCCTTTGTGAAGTGTCTACAATTTAGATTTAGGTGAACACCTGCTGTTTTATCGAAATATTTTAGGATGCAAACCCTGGTATAGATTAAATGTCATACGGTTTAAAAGAGGAACATGTTTaatcaaaatcattttaattaaaCTTGGATTTGATGACCAACTACAAAATAAAGTTCAatcaaacttgacatgtttgtctCTGTACTCAAACACCAGCAGTCCATACAGATGCTTCAATGTGATGCTGATAATGTTGGCGTGTTTTTTGGCTTGGGATGCCAGACATCCATTTTGCTACAGTCACGATTTGAAGGCTGGAAAAAAGAGAGGTCTAGAAGCTTCCATGTAGCCACGATGGAGACGATCACCTTCAGTAAGGCAAAGTTCGTCCAGTCGACGCGTTTGGTTTCACGCATCAATAAACTCCATCTgtctgaaggctctggctcgtGTCAGTCTCATGCCGTTTATAGACCCAAATTAATCAGAATTTTATTCTCAAACTCAAGGATTAGGATTTGATATGTTTTCTGGGAATTcagacaacattttttaaaccttttggTCCAGATTCTTGCCCCAAACTATTGGAGATGCTGTTAATAATCCGTAGGCTAGATGCGTTAAAACATTTTGCTCCTTCTtcctttatttaaattaaatctgACATAAATAATTATGCGTGAATTCAATAGCTTATACTTTAAGTGGAAGAAAACAATGAAGCTATAATGATATCCCTTTCCCATAGAGTTGCTGGAAAAGTTCTCTACTCTGTACATCCTTCAACAAAGGATCACTGTCCTCTCAGCTTGCACAGATGGATACCCACGCTGAAACCAGGACAAAAAAGGTCCCAACCGAAGCCtctctgcatttttttcctcagtttCATCTCTAAGGGTCCGCTCCCAGACTGGACTTGATGGCAGTTATTTGGGGCCCCATGGGGCAGGACGCGTGCAAAACCGCGCATCTTCAAAAAATGAAAGAGGGATGAAAACCCTCAAGCTATAGCAGGACAGCTTGCAGCCGAAGAGCAGCTCTATGTTCACCAAAATGATATGAGCTTGTTGAACTACATGTGTTTCCAAATGTGGATAAATCAACTAAAATTTAGTTGATCTTTCAGTGTATTGAACATGCTCCCGCTTTTTATCATTGCCCTTAAAATGAGGGAAGTGAACAATGCATGCGTATTTGCTTTATCTAACAGATTAAGTTGTATTTGCTGGCTTTCCTGAGAACTTACAATGGGCCATCCTTTAAACATCGTGATGtgcagtgttgtttttatttggtttgtTTTAACGCAGTATTCCATTGTGCCAACGCGCTGAGACGCAAACCTCCCCCTCTCCAAAAGAGGCACAAAACGTAGTTGAAGCACACTGATGGTGAGGGAGCACCAGCAGGATGCTGATGGGAGCAGCAGCGGAGTGGTGCAGCAGTGGgaaacagaggagggagggggtgtATGTGGTGTGTCGAGAGGGAAGATGAGGAGAAGGGGGGTTTCCCATCTGTTGCGCGGTGGTTGTGGCGCGTGCCGAACGCGTGAATCCCACTGTGCAAAATTCCCTGCACTGTGTTTGGTTTAATGGTCAGCAGCAGAGATTGACTGGAATACTACAAATATGTTGAAATTTGTTTAATtgtgaaacattattttatatttaatactGTGTTTATATAGGTTTTAAGGGATTATAACTTCAAAAGAGGCCCAGTTTTACTGAATCACGCCAGCTCCTCACCGTGTCATCCATGCAGTGTTAGAGCAGACTTGCATGACTCCGTTGTATACGTATATTCCTACGTTTACACTCTGCAGATGCACGCTCCTCTCTGCGTGTGTTGCAGGTTGTCCAGTCACCCAGTCTCCACCCCCACTGCTGCAGGTAAACACCGTGTTGCTGATACTGGAAACAAGCTGCTGAGGGTCCACAAGCAGATGTTAATCCATACATAGCGTGGCTTGGGTATCTGGTTTATTAATTTTGGGAATAGATTAGTCTTGTCACCTCAGAATCACTCATCtggttctgtgtctctttctttaTTGTGGCGGGTCCAGAAGCATAAATATACtgatttcctgtgtgtgtatgtgtttttaatgtatttattatttagatcttatattttaatttgtaGTTTACAGCAGTGCAACTTTCAGATGTCTCATTAAACTAAAATAACTTTTACGCATTTGGCCCTCCATCAGTGAGAATTTTCAAAGCAATTATAATAAGATATAAACAGGATAATAAACAGAACTAAGGTTAATTTAATAACAAAGCAAGGCGAATACAGAAGCAATCTTTACCTACACAAGAGCAGCGGTCTGATGCAACCTGTGTGTTAGAAGAACAGCACCATATGCCTTGTGTGCGTAACTGGATCTTGGATGAACGTTAAAGCTTTAAATTTTAAACGCAATAAAGCGCAACATCATCACAAAACTTTGCATACCAGCGGTAGACGCAGGGTCCCATCGCGACCAGATGGTCCAGACGGGACCTCCTCTCATCTCCCAAAGGCATTGCCCCCCTGTGTCACACCCCCAGCATAATGGCTTGTGTCCCCTCCCCTCTGACGCGCCGGTCCAACATAAATAGGAGGCTCTCCGGCTCTACTGCACACTTCAGCTCAGCTGCTCCCACAGCAAGTACCTCCACTCAAAAAGCACAGCAACAAGCAGAAAACGAAATGAGTCCCAGCATCACTACCGAGGCCAACCAGCCTCTCCCTGCCAGGTCCACCGTGGCCCAGAGAAAACAAGCCAACGAACTGAGAAAGGTAAGGGACAGAGAGAACCTGCATATCGCTTTATGTTACTGGAAATATTTTCTCATTTGTCTCCTTTAAAAGTGCAGCTGAATAactggttttcatgttttttttccagactcTTAAACCCTTGCTGGAGAAGAGAAGACGTGCTCGTATTAACGACAGTCTCGGGCATCTGAAAAGCCTGATTCTCCCTCTGGTTGGCAAAGACAACGCTCGCTACTCCAAGCTGGAGAAAGCTGATATTCTGGAAATGACAGTCCGTTTCCTCAGAGACCTTCCCTCCACTCCAGTTAAAGGTATACATCATCTCTTGAGCTACATTGCATAAGCTATTATATCCGAGATTGTGGGTTACACATGAAATTCAAGCCACTAATCAAATCTCTTCTTTCTCCAGACTCCGCAGACAGTTACAGAGAAGGCTACAAAGCCTGCCTCCAGCGCGTCTCCGCTCTGCTCCCCAAAACCAGCCTGGATCAGGACGCGTGTCAGCGGGTGAACGAATTCGTCCAGCAGTCCATGTCCGCCACAGTCACCCCAACCTGCCTGAACTGCTGCGCTCAGAGCTCCAGGACTCTCCCTCAGATCCATCAGAGACTCCTGAGCCTCAAATCCAGCTTCAGCTCCAGACTGGAGAGCCAgtcccgcagcagcagcagcgcagtTGCTCCCAGCCAAGCGCAGCCAGGCCCGCAGGCTGTCAACGCAGCCATGTGGAGACCTTGGTAGATTAGATGGACATTTATGTCAtgcttgttatttattttgagaTGTTATTTATGCTATTTGTATTCCAATAACTGTTGTCGTAGCGATTAAGAATTGTTGGAGTTGTTGTACAGTGATTTTATTAAGCATGTGGCTCATTTTGCCTTCACTGCCAGAGAGCACTAGCACAGATCTTTAAGAAACGGAAGTCTATGAGctcttttaaaaatgcaatCCTCTTTGGGGTTTCAAAGATACGGGTTGTAGTCAACACTTTTGTAAAACCCCAAGGGTGATTTTGTGTGAGGTTTGCACGATGGACTTAAAAGTATTTTGGTCTGTGCAAAAAATAGTCTGTAAACACTATGTGTTAAATaggattatttattattcactGACGTCATGTAAGATAAATGCTTTGTGATACTGCAAATGTTTTGTTATTGACAAAAGCTTTTCAATAAATATTCATGTCAAAAATATGGTTGTGTTGTTTgatctttgattttgtggtggTCTAAAGATCTCAAATAGGCTATATCTTAAAGCCAGACGACTTCATAAGAGGACTCTCAGTTTTATGAATGGGATGGAAAAAGGCGCGCAAACGCATAAAGCCGCAGGTCAGCCTGAGCCTATTGATGCTGATGAGCAGCTGCTCTATTGTTGCAGATGTGAGGCGCCTCTCTAGTTGCCGCCAAATTGGTGGGAAGAAGTTGGGCTGGTTGTGCGACGGGACACACACTGAGATGACTGCAGTCATGACAGATTTAATGTCATTCCAAAAAACCGCACACTTGTTTGTCAGTAATTTTATAATATTCGATGAAGCGTTTCCTAAACAAATATTAGTCAGCATATCCCAGTGGTTGCCAATAGCAGGCTTGTAAGTTTATTGGCAAATTTATGGTCACAATATAAGTTTTTTCTCATATCTAGTATGGCTGTCTTGAATTTACCGCTTTAACTAAATGATATCAGGAGTTAGTACTTCTGTTTCCAAAGTGTTTATTCCTGCATGCATGATCATATAACCAGCACTTGTACACTGCttattgcattttcttttgaaagactactttttaaaaaaataatctcaatGATGTCTGCCCCCCTCTAAACTTTACTGGATTTAAGTCATATTCAAAAGCCTCTATAGGAGAAGGGTCACAGTTTATATACAAGCATTTAGTCCAGTAAAGAAGTTCTCTAGGCAttatgaataaattaataagACTTAACTTTCGTGAAACACCATAAAGCAGAATGGACGCTAATAGCAACTCTTGGGCCATAAGCAGGTACCTAAAATGCATTAGCATATAGGCATTATTATTCTTTGGCCACTGTGACACCAAACAATGTTGTGACAGGAGGTAAACTTGTTTTGAAGAATAACGTAGAGTTTAATTTCTTAGCTTTTAGACAGCTATTAGTTTTACTCACTTTAATATGGGATGGAAATCATCTTATAGAGACTTGGACCCTAATCTTTATTCATCTTTATCATTCAGCATGATATTATCCTCCTGTGGTATAATGCAACTGAGAGCAGGGACTCTTGTTGGTTGGATTTGAGTCATACTTCAACTAAAACTCATTCTTAATGCAAACTTATGTTGTTTACTAACACTAGGAATAGGTCATAAAATATACCTTCGGTGGTCACTCTTGAGGGAGATGAAAAAGAGGCTGTTAACTGTTATAAAAACTGGTTATTTTAAGTGATGACTTCCTCACTTTTAAGACACGTGCAGAACCTGGTGAAAAGCTGAGgctaaaactgagattttatTTTCTCAAAAAGTTGTGCTCttcttttaaagtaaaaatgcaTCTTGTTgccaccacttttttttttgcacatgaCCTATGCTGTATTGGATTACAGCATAGGTCATGTGCATAGGCAACAGCATAGGCtttgcatagagctgatgcacaagtataaatctacCTTGATGGTGATCTGTCATATATGCACACCTCTGTTTAGTGTCTTCATATGGTTAACACAGCTTAACATGCTTCCCCAATTCATTACCAGCTGTACAGCTCTGACTCACTACTATGAGTTATAGACCTACTCTGGGGTAGGATGGCCTGCTCTGGCCACCTGTAGGCTTCGTCATTGGTACACTTTTGTATATAAGGCAATTCTTGCTCCTATACTATCTAGGTTCAAGGTTCAACGGTTCAAAAGGTTTTTATTGTCAATCATTGTATGTGCAGGACATACAAAGAATTGAAATGCTGTTTCCCTCTCACCTGATATAATGTCATACAATTTAAGagttaaaagaaagctaaattggaataatgataatacaataaaaaatgatatatacaagtaaaaataaagagaaaactAAGTAGTATTACAAAAAGACAAGACACTCTAGAAAATACTCTAAACCTATGTACAATCAAAGTGATCAAGGTGCATGTTAGAGCAGCTTATGGGATGTACGTGATGTACGTGTAGTGCAAATGACCAACAGCAGCAGATATAATATGGAGTGGTGCAAATAGTTATGGTAAAGTGAAGTAAAGTGCACAgtgtaaaaacagactgtgtCTTTATTATACAGAAAAGTGTTAGACAGTATTTTTGCCATCTCAAGACTTTATTATGCTTTCTATTCCAAATGCCAGTACGGAAATTGGATAAAGGACTTTTAAGTATTCAACACCTTTGTCATGGAATATGTTGCAAAATGACTTTGAAACTCAAGGCAGTAATCTCATGAAATGCTTTTAAATCCACAACGAAAGAAACAGAGGCAGATTCCTTAAGATATcagtttacttatttatttagtttaccTGGTTAAGAAACTCTTCTAAACTTCTCTTGTCAGATGTGACTCTCTTTTGCTTAacttcctttttattttgtctctctttgtgttaTTTGTGTTTTCTATCTGTAACTTTTTATTTAGGCCTCTGCCTGTCTTTTGAAAAGACAGGAAATCTCATAAAGGTTAaataagtaaacaaaaaaagtgcCACTTTCAGTGAACAAAATCAGATAGTCCTTTTATAAAATTCATGGTTTTCCGATAGTGTTGTTGTTTATGGATGGATGTTGAAGAATTGTCGAATGGACCAACAACAGTGCGGTAACAAATGCCTACTGGATTACCAACTGTATCTTAAGCTCATTTTATGTCTCTCCAGGTTGACTGTCAGACTGAACTGGAGTGTACTGATGAAACCAGTGGCTCCATGAGGTAGGACATGTCTATGGGAACTTATTGTCTTCTGTGGGAAATGGTCAGCAATAGTGCAAATGGCATGCTACTGTACATACCCATTAAACCTCGCCAGTCACTGTTAGTATTGCGGCTGTCTGTAGAGATCGATTTTTTCAATAGAAGTGATGTGTGCAGAGCTACATCCCAGTGATCAGCTGAGGTTAATAAGAGGCAGTCTGAGTTATCTAGTAGGTATCTCCTGCAGTTAGTCTTTAACATATGAAACTCCTTTGTGGTTTCAGACAGTTTCTTTGCTGCGCTGCAGTGGAGGGTAGTAACGCATAGAGGGAATTTTGTACACTTGATTTGTTCACACTGCTAAAGCCTCATATTGTTTTCAGCTGAACCTAAAATGCACTTTTGTGCACAAAGAGGACCTGTCCATTTCTTATGTCAAAGTCAGGTTAACAAGGGAGTTATTAAAAAATGTGGAcattacttttacatttttcccGTGGAGGTTAAATGCACTTATTTTGTATAACTCTGGACAAAAGTGACTGCCAATCTATTTAACAAGGAAAGAAGGGCTTAACAGAgtttgaaaatctcttttaaagAGTGTTTTAAGCTGCAAGATAGGACATGAAACATAGAGGTATGAAGAGTATGAAGAGAATAATCATGGACCACCAAACACAAAGGATCAAAAGGTTAATGTGAGATTAATAAAGCAATAATAAAgatgtcaaaataataatatagaAATAGATATGCAGgacattaaaattatttaagaCAAAGATAAACAACACAGATGACACTGATGATCTCAATATAATGTTACAAACAAATAAGTAGTTTATGAACACTGTTGGATCAGCTTGCCTCCAGTTCAAACATGATGGGTTTAAAAGCAATGTGTGATTGAAGCATGTTCTACTCAGAGGGAGCAGCAGACATGAAGGCTCACATTAGGAACAGAAAGAAGTTCTGGAGTGTAAACAGCATTCCCAGCCCTTATTTGGAACAATAAATTTGCAAAAGTATGCAGATCAGTATGACTCTGTAAAGCCCTGCTTACCCTATCATACAAACAAGAGTGTAGGTTTTGTTCCAACACTGAAGGACAAACCTATGAAACATGGCGTTGtggggtcctctgccagaaaaaaaatgaatatcaaacacttaattttctacATTGTGGTGACTTTCTATGCTCCAGTTTGTACCGTTTCTGCATCACTTCAGGGTGTACATGTcttaaattttgtcaaaataaaaataacactgaTGGTTCAGGCAGAACTCCACAATGCAGAACTGacaaatgtttctttttctttgtctcaaaATAAAGGCAGGACTTgcttccaaaataaaagcccactTGTGACATTTCTTTTCAGTTCAGAAAACATTGCTATAATGCACTACagataatataatataatataatataatataatataatataatataatataatatacatttttatagGATACGAAAGGTGTTACAATGCCTAACCATTAACTATGAAAGACATTTTGTCTGAAGATTAACAGTCCTAAAATACAGTATAAGCTCTAAAAAACGGGATCCGAATTGTTCAGTTTTTCTTGTTGAAAAGCAAAAGCCAATTATATGAAGAGTGACAGTGTTTTTGCTCCCTCATGCTCCCTCATGCATATTCCTGTGgatattactgtctttaaggAGCATTTTACCAGTATCCCAATAAGATTTACATTTACTGTAtagctgttctcatgcactgttcccAGAATCTGTATGAGGCTTTACCCAGAATTTGTATACAGCTCACATAATCGTGAGCTGGTGATGTGTGTGTAACCTACATAACtggaaaggctgcaatcatgtgaccatgAGTGTGCTGATGAGAGTAAAAATGGAAGTAGTGTAAAGAGCAAAGCAACACGGGACTTTccccccaggagactggtgtttgtgtcccatttGAATCCAAGTGAACTTAGAGTTATCTTAAGCTACGTtgccaccatgtttcttttcctgaaccccaacctacgtaactttacttgcccaaAATTAATCTATGTAACTTCACCTTAAATATTTAACCTTACGTTAAGTAGGCTACGAAATGTGACAGCACACCATGTTTCTATTCCTaaacgtaactttacattaagtacgcAATGTTCCATTAAGTAATGTAATGAATGCCATTCGTGGAGCAATGATTAGTTAGATATTGAAACACTGTATGACGATATGTTTGTATATTTGACAGATCTGCATCTCATTTATGTCCAGTACCAACGTTCAGTGTCAATGCAGCAGGCAGTGTGCCCTTTACAAAGCATCTGAGGGTGTAGGGTTCCAGTTGAGGTTATGGTGGGGGTTGGGTGCATCTGAATTTTGTGCAGGAGACAAGAGTTTGCATCCTGTCACAGACCTGCTAATCACAATCTCTACCCTTAACCATGCTGTATTTACCACAGATAGTAGTTAGTGCCAACATTGTCTCTCTACAGTATCATACTGTACAGCGACAATGTTGGCActgagaaaaatgtatttgttttctggGATTTTGCATTATTTGTTCAGTACTGGAGCACTTGTCAGGGTTGATTTTGCACAGTATTTTTAAAGAAGCAGGCATGTAAGAGACATGAAGGGTTTAATAAATGCTGCTATTGAGCTGCATTACGGAATTTGTAGGATCCAGTGATTTGGAGCTGGCTCCACACTACAGACACTGGACATTTTGCTGCTTCCATTTTGATCGTTCTTTTTATGCGTCTCTCTTAGTCTCCCAATGTTTTATAAAAGTGCACTGCTAAATCGTCGGAGTCGTCCTTTAATTAGTAGAGATTTGCTATTGAATGAGTATTTGCCTGTTTTGGCATCACATTATATTGTTTGATTCAGATCAGTGGTAACAGGCTTCAGGTGGAATAACACCAAGTCCAACTGGTGTAGAAAGAGACAAGGAGCAGCTTAAGTTATAGTGTACTGGAGAACAATCTACTCTAATTTGAACTGATAAAAACTTCAAAAGttaaaatatggaaaaaaaatcaatttgcaaACACGCAGTATGTCCTTTTACTCCATTTACAAAACTGGATGAGTGAGTGAAGCCCAAACACATGGAAGCTGCAAGACAAACCAGTTTGCTTCTCTTAAAAAGAAACCATTCTGACCCAGTATTGGATTGAAGGCTTTAATGGATGCTATTGTATACTGTACTTATTTCTTTCCAGTTTTCTGGTAAAATTCAATTTTACTTTCATTTGAACAGACCAAAGTATAGTCCCACAAAAGGACTAAAACAACCGAATTCTGTATTTTTAGAGcagaacaaaaaatataatgaaGAGTGTGCACAAACCTGTCAGTCAAATAAAGGGAATACCACTGCAGAGGTTATACACCTGAAAAAAGTGGTCGTGAAAACTGggatattttctttatttgacCTGTTTCACAGCAGAAGAGCAG harbors:
- the hes2.1 gene encoding transcription factor HES-2.1; translation: MSPSITTEANQPLPARSTVAQRKQANELRKTLKPLLEKRRRARINDSLGHLKSLILPLVGKDNARYSKLEKADILEMTVRFLRDLPSTPVKDSADSYREGYKACLQRVSALLPKTSLDQDACQRVNEFVQQSMSATVTPTCLNCCAQSSRTLPQIHQRLLSLKSSFSSRLESQSRSSSSAVAPSQAQPGPQAVNAAMWRPW